From the genome of Streptobacillus ratti, one region includes:
- a CDS encoding DNA cytosine methyltransferase, producing the protein NTLYKEFARALHLINPKAFSVENVSGMGRRNYAHLLQDQLKVVAEAGYRVKHQVLNAAEHGVAQERRRIFIVGLRSDLGLDYTFPSPTHGASSGSSVVTIKDALAGMPEWPEGEFY; encoded by the coding sequence TCAACACGCTGTACAAAGAATTTGCTCGCGCTCTTCACTTGATAAACCCCAAGGCGTTCAGCGTCGAGAACGTGTCTGGCATGGGGCGGCGCAACTATGCGCACCTTCTGCAAGATCAACTTAAGGTCGTCGCTGAGGCGGGGTATCGCGTCAAGCATCAGGTACTCAATGCGGCCGAGCACGGCGTAGCTCAAGAAAGGCGCCGCATCTTCATCGTGGGCTTACGTTCTGATCTTGGGCTCGATTACACGTTCCCCTCACCAACGCACGGCGCGTCGAGCGGTTCCTCCGTAGTAACCATCAAGGACGCGCTAGCTGGCATGCCCGAGTGGCCCGAGGGAGAGTTTTACG